The proteins below are encoded in one region of Sphingobacterium sp. R2:
- a CDS encoding SusE domain-containing protein yields MKIINYLYKTLFLLCMVLCQLSCKQEIQDIPKVNETMELQPSAEIITLDEVNMTKDIVAFNWKPARVQSDDHLVSYSTMLDVVGNNFGTGTAIFNYEDDNVFSRSFTSEQLQNWANEKWGIPTNKSFTLEFRVVAQWEGGGTFEAPEVRTARITVNPIKTVVFDADKVFLSGSAVGGTKVELPKTLENLDQYAYVLNLQPGELEIPVEFNGETNYVVTADGSAAINDGNAVGIKMRETVFSWKIETAGEYRVVVNMQKATATIYSPAKALSAKTVIWTGDQPYTTTVTDLWMHGSINGWGTPVKMNCQVSLADPQILVYTGGKVGTTKFIVTGDNSNNKNLAYAFSAPPTSDGVAQTLSLTLGKVTEMGGGTVKGNRDSYFTIPATTNVLILDLRNMTIVALKR; encoded by the coding sequence ATGAAAATTATCAATTATTTATACAAAACCTTATTTCTCTTATGCATGGTGCTTTGCCAGTTATCCTGCAAACAGGAAATACAGGATATACCCAAAGTCAATGAGACAATGGAACTTCAGCCTTCTGCTGAGATTATTACGCTTGACGAGGTCAATATGACCAAAGATATTGTCGCATTCAATTGGAAACCCGCCAGAGTACAGTCAGATGATCATTTGGTCAGCTACAGCACTATGTTGGATGTGGTGGGAAACAATTTCGGTACGGGTACGGCCATATTTAACTATGAAGACGACAATGTATTTAGCAGAAGCTTTACTTCCGAACAATTGCAAAATTGGGCCAATGAAAAGTGGGGTATACCAACAAACAAGAGCTTTACGCTGGAGTTTAGGGTAGTTGCTCAATGGGAGGGCGGCGGTACTTTTGAAGCACCTGAGGTGAGGACGGCAAGAATTACAGTAAATCCAATCAAGACGGTTGTTTTTGATGCCGATAAAGTGTTCTTGAGCGGTAGCGCCGTTGGCGGAACTAAGGTGGAGCTGCCAAAAACATTGGAAAATTTAGATCAATATGCTTATGTATTGAATTTGCAGCCGGGCGAACTTGAAATTCCGGTCGAATTTAATGGAGAGACGAATTATGTGGTTACTGCCGATGGGAGCGCAGCAATAAACGATGGTAATGCGGTCGGGATAAAGATGAGAGAAACAGTATTCTCCTGGAAAATAGAAACTGCTGGTGAGTACCGTGTCGTGGTCAATATGCAGAAAGCTACCGCTACGATCTATTCGCCGGCGAAAGCACTTTCCGCAAAAACGGTGATATGGACAGGAGATCAACCTTATACGACCACCGTGACGGATTTATGGATGCATGGGAGTATTAATGGTTGGGGAACGCCTGTTAAAATGAATTGTCAGGTAAGTTTGGCCGATCCGCAAATTTTGGTCTATACTGGTGGTAAAGTTGGTACTACTAAGTTTATTGTGACCGGAGATAACAGTAACAACAAAAATCTGGCCTACGCATTTAGTGCTCCGCCTACGTCCGACGGCGTCGCGCAAACTTTGTCTCTCACTTTGGGAAAAGTAACCGAAATGGGAGGGGGGACGGTAAAAGGTAATCGCGATTCATATTTCACCATTCCCGCCACCACAAATGTGTTGATCCTAGATTTAAGAAATATGACTATTGTGGCACTAAAACGATAA
- a CDS encoding c-type cytochrome — MRKLIVCCLMGLFIYSCSSNNGEKKTVANSANETGATANDASGYDPHRGEGKFDQVEIGEHLDAPMAAAGKMIVDLKCASCHKLTDEKLVGPGWKGVTQRRKPQWIMNFITNPDPMIDKDPELQAQLELCMVRMPNQNLTDEEARKVLEFMRQNDGVK, encoded by the coding sequence ATGAGAAAGCTAATTGTATGCTGTTTGATGGGATTATTTATCTACTCCTGTTCATCAAACAATGGCGAGAAAAAAACAGTTGCCAACAGTGCGAACGAAACTGGAGCTACGGCAAATGACGCCAGTGGATATGATCCACACCGAGGTGAGGGAAAATTTGACCAGGTTGAAATCGGCGAACATTTGGATGCGCCAATGGCCGCAGCCGGAAAAATGATTGTTGATTTAAAATGTGCTTCCTGTCATAAGCTTACCGACGAAAAGCTGGTAGGCCCCGGGTGGAAAGGCGTGACACAACGGAGAAAGCCACAGTGGATCATGAATTTTATCACGAACCCTGATCCGATGATCGATAAGGATCCTGAATTACAGGCACAACTTGAATTATGTATGGTCCGAATGCCCAACCAGAATCTAACGGATGAGGAAGCCCGAAAGGTATTGGAGTTTATGCGACAAAATGATGGCGTAAAATAA
- a CDS encoding nitrous oxide reductase accessory protein NosL encodes MRNYKLFALICSSILLVLFSLQACQGNNKPKPIKYGSEQCAHCKMTITDVRFGTQLQTKKGRVFNFDDVQCMIAFVNGNSVKKEEIAVYYLSDYVSHNLIPAADAYYLKSESLKSPMRGNIAVFEKRGELDKVKAEIGGTVMTWNDLWK; translated from the coding sequence ATGAGAAACTATAAACTATTCGCGTTGATCTGCAGCAGTATATTGCTGGTTCTATTTAGTTTGCAGGCCTGTCAGGGCAACAATAAACCCAAGCCTATTAAATACGGCAGCGAGCAATGTGCCCACTGTAAGATGACAATAACGGACGTGCGTTTTGGCACGCAGCTACAGACAAAGAAGGGTCGGGTCTTCAATTTTGATGACGTTCAATGTATGATTGCCTTTGTCAATGGGAACTCGGTCAAAAAAGAAGAGATTGCGGTTTATTATCTGTCTGATTATGTTAGCCATAATCTCATACCGGCAGCAGACGCCTATTATCTCAAAAGTGAGTCCTTGAAAAGTCCGATGCGCGGCAATATTGCTGTATTTGAAAAACGAGGTGAGCTGGATAAGGTCAAAGCCGAGATTGGTGGCACCGTGATGACTTGGAATGATCTGTGGAAATAA
- a CDS encoding ATP-binding cassette domain-containing protein encodes MISIQQLTKSFGKFKALKGIDLTLNGGECVALIGPNGSGKTTLIKSILGMVMPSAGRITFEGQDIGQQWVYRNHIGYMPQIGQYPENMSIKQVLDMIKDIRKQPQTDSDLYQAFGVDKLLEKRMATLSGGTRQKVSACIAFMFDPKVLILDEPTAGLDPLSTEILKGKIKKEIGRGKLIIISSHVLSDLDEFVSQIVFLQEGELKFHKSLQQLKEDTGTEKLSKAIAYLMQNRDLPN; translated from the coding sequence ATGATTAGTATCCAACAGTTAACGAAAAGCTTTGGCAAATTCAAGGCATTAAAAGGCATCGATCTGACGTTGAACGGTGGCGAATGCGTCGCCCTAATAGGCCCCAATGGCAGTGGTAAGACCACCTTGATCAAGTCTATCCTGGGGATGGTGATGCCGAGTGCCGGACGGATCACGTTTGAAGGACAAGACATTGGACAGCAATGGGTTTATCGGAACCATATCGGCTATATGCCGCAGATAGGTCAATATCCTGAGAACATGTCCATCAAGCAGGTATTGGATATGATCAAAGATATCCGCAAACAGCCCCAGACGGATTCGGATCTTTATCAGGCTTTCGGCGTGGACAAGCTATTGGAAAAACGTATGGCGACACTTTCCGGTGGTACAAGACAAAAAGTAAGTGCCTGTATCGCATTTATGTTTGACCCCAAAGTACTCATCCTGGATGAACCCACGGCGGGGTTAGATCCTCTGTCTACCGAAATTCTCAAGGGTAAAATCAAGAAAGAAATCGGACGCGGTAAACTGATCATCATCAGTTCCCATGTACTTAGTGATCTCGATGAGTTTGTCTCACAGATTGTCTTTTTGCAGGAAGGAGAGCTGAAGTTTCATAAGAGCCTGCAGCAATTAAAAGAAGATACAGGTACTGAAAAACTATCCAAAGCAATCGCTTATTTGATGCAGAACCGTGACCTGCCTAATTAA
- a CDS encoding ABC transporter permease subunit: protein MNKIIRYVFVDLLCNKTILCYTILLFVLSMTVYTMENNYEKGLLSLLNIVLFVVPLMSIVFSGIYIYQSSEFINCLVSQPLQRKSIWGSLYVGLAGALSLAFFIGVGIPTFIYAFSYSGITLVGCGLVLSLIFVSIAMWTSVLIRDKSKGIGLSILLWLYFTLLFDALVLFILFQFADYPIEHGMVALSMLNPIDISRILILLQVDLSAMMGYTGAIFRDFFGNSIGITVTLLVMLLWCIIPLWLSIRYFKKKDL, encoded by the coding sequence ATGAATAAAATTATACGATATGTTTTTGTGGATCTCTTGTGTAATAAGACCATTTTATGCTACACCATATTACTCTTTGTGCTTTCCATGACGGTCTACACCATGGAGAACAATTATGAAAAGGGATTACTCAGTCTACTGAATATTGTTTTGTTTGTAGTTCCGTTGATGAGCATCGTTTTTTCTGGCATCTATATCTACCAGAGTTCCGAGTTTATTAATTGCCTTGTCAGTCAGCCTTTACAGCGAAAAAGCATTTGGGGCAGCCTGTATGTGGGTCTGGCAGGTGCACTTAGTTTAGCTTTTTTTATCGGCGTCGGCATACCAACTTTTATCTATGCATTTAGCTATTCGGGTATTACTTTGGTTGGTTGCGGGCTGGTACTTTCCTTAATTTTCGTTTCCATAGCGATGTGGACATCTGTATTGATCAGGGATAAATCGAAGGGGATAGGATTATCAATTTTGCTTTGGCTTTATTTTACGCTGCTTTTTGACGCATTGGTACTATTCATCTTATTTCAGTTTGCAGATTATCCCATCGAACATGGAATGGTTGCTCTGTCCATGCTCAATCCCATCGATATCAGTCGCATCCTTATTTTATTACAGGTAGATCTCTCCGCGATGATGGGCTATACAGGAGCGATATTTCGAGATTTTTTCGGCAATTCAATTGGAATTACGGTCACGCTGCTGGTCATGTTGCTTTGGTGCATCATTCCCTTATGGCTATCTATTCGCTATTTTAAGAAAAAGGATTTATAA
- a CDS encoding nitrous oxide reductase family maturation protein NosD, whose protein sequence is MMKNLALALWYAITCLWIVSSPISANTIKIGKGQPFSTIQAGLAQAQSGDTILVSAGVYKEGNIVIDKAIYLKGLGKPVLDGEKKYEPLSIKSPGVTVQGFSIQHSGHSSMNDIAGIKIYNTEQIKILDNELVDNFFGIYAQNAKNVEIRGNTLKAFGTAEQLIGNGIHAWKSDSLSIENNKVSGHRDGIYLEFVTHTRVEGNLSEKNLRYGLHFMFSHENSYISNTFRSNGAGVAVMYTKHVHMENNNFEENWGDAAYGLLLKDISDSQIINNQFSRNTTGIFMEGSNRIHIEHNNFKSNGWGLKIQSSCMDNVLKDNNFFQNTFDVATNGTLTLNSFVHNYWDKYEGYDLDRDGFGDIPFRPVSLFSMMVERYPSAMLLFRSFMAMLFDRTEKLLPSLTPEGLKDDKPRMKSIKV, encoded by the coding sequence ATGATGAAGAATCTAGCTTTAGCGCTTTGGTATGCAATTACCTGTCTTTGGATCGTAAGTTCGCCCATTTCGGCGAATACCATTAAGATAGGAAAGGGGCAGCCTTTCAGCACAATTCAGGCTGGCTTGGCACAGGCGCAATCTGGTGATACCATTTTAGTGTCGGCGGGCGTCTACAAGGAGGGAAATATCGTTATTGATAAGGCCATCTACCTAAAAGGATTGGGAAAGCCTGTGCTTGACGGGGAGAAAAAATATGAACCGCTCTCGATTAAATCGCCAGGTGTTACAGTTCAGGGTTTTTCGATTCAGCATTCCGGACATTCATCTATGAATGATATTGCCGGGATTAAGATTTATAATACAGAACAGATTAAAATACTTGATAATGAGCTCGTGGATAATTTTTTTGGGATCTATGCCCAAAATGCGAAAAATGTCGAAATACGGGGCAATACTCTCAAAGCTTTTGGTACAGCGGAGCAGCTGATCGGTAACGGTATTCATGCTTGGAAATCGGATAGTCTAAGTATTGAAAATAATAAAGTGTCTGGACACAGGGACGGTATTTATCTTGAGTTTGTGACGCATACTCGGGTAGAGGGCAATCTTTCTGAAAAAAATCTGCGCTATGGTCTCCATTTTATGTTTTCCCATGAGAACAGCTACATCTCAAACACCTTTCGCAGCAATGGTGCTGGTGTAGCTGTTATGTATACCAAACATGTCCATATGGAAAACAATAATTTCGAAGAAAATTGGGGCGATGCCGCCTATGGATTGTTGCTCAAAGATATTTCCGATAGTCAGATCATCAACAATCAGTTTAGCCGCAATACCACCGGTATTTTTATGGAAGGATCGAACCGAATCCATATTGAACATAACAATTTTAAGAGCAACGGATGGGGGCTCAAGATCCAGTCGAGCTGTATGGACAATGTGCTTAAAGACAATAATTTTTTTCAGAATACCTTTGATGTTGCTACCAATGGCACGCTTACACTCAATAGTTTTGTGCATAACTATTGGGACAAATATGAGGGATATGATCTGGACCGAGACGGATTTGGGGATATTCCTTTTCGCCCCGTAAGCCTATTCTCGATGATGGTTGAGCGCTATCCTTCGGCGATGTTACTTTTTCGAAGTTTTATGGCTATGCTGTTTGACCGGACTGAAAAGCTATTACCAAGTCTAACACCCGAGGGGCTTAAAGATGATAAGCCTCGCATGAAATCAATAAAAGTATGA
- a CDS encoding DUF4832 domain-containing protein: MKNITYKKAYLKACLVMLCFLAFSCKKNDADIEKDISGTLVKPSYNRSSMFRNPLNGWVMYASASGNPSYWDTQFYVPDLGKTVKAIDYASACYIRTSWRTFNPADGVYAWRDPSTAIYKMIKGAQDKGLPIAFRIVVDGRDQGANTPQFVFDAGAKYYLANPSFPDRKTPVLQDPIFRKYYSKVIEELAKDFNDLNKTSFVDAYGLGLWGEGHSVIYEDPNKPSGQNIEVIKEEVVDWISDVYSKNFTKVPLLINYHRLVGDPSGSGAANPNSEKLLNKMINKGYSLRQDAFGMTDYYQSWEKNFAKVWNFKRPVIMEGGWITTGTHRYWTDPSGKFRQDHPEDVRQGEFDSSLEAAVNMMDFRIGEIESWFTKSFTLCQRFISEGGYRLYPDRVYLPEKVNSGTEMTINHRWRNMGWGYFPNNIPQWNYKYKVAFALLDEENRVKKVFVDDQGEPSTWLKNNPMTYELKAIVDLPTGNYTWAVAIVDTTNDNQPGIRLAVNGDMTSTGWLKLLEVQIL, translated from the coding sequence GTGAAAAATATAACCTATAAAAAAGCCTATCTCAAAGCATGTCTTGTCATGCTTTGCTTTCTAGCATTTTCATGCAAGAAAAATGATGCTGATATCGAAAAAGATATATCCGGAACCTTGGTAAAACCCAGTTACAACAGGAGCTCTATGTTTCGTAATCCATTAAACGGTTGGGTGATGTACGCTTCGGCTTCGGGAAACCCTTCTTATTGGGATACCCAATTTTATGTGCCCGATTTGGGTAAAACGGTCAAAGCGATTGATTATGCATCTGCCTGTTATATCCGTACCAGCTGGCGAACCTTTAATCCTGCAGATGGCGTGTATGCCTGGAGAGATCCTAGCACAGCAATCTACAAAATGATCAAAGGAGCACAAGATAAAGGATTACCCATCGCGTTTCGTATCGTTGTCGACGGTCGCGACCAAGGTGCAAATACGCCGCAGTTTGTTTTCGATGCAGGCGCTAAGTATTATTTGGCTAATCCTTCTTTTCCCGATAGAAAAACACCAGTACTGCAAGATCCTATTTTTAGGAAATATTATAGCAAGGTGATTGAAGAACTAGCGAAGGATTTTAACGATTTAAATAAAACCTCTTTTGTCGATGCCTATGGACTCGGTTTGTGGGGGGAAGGGCATAGTGTAATTTATGAAGATCCTAATAAGCCATCTGGTCAAAATATTGAAGTCATTAAAGAAGAAGTTGTTGACTGGATTTCTGATGTGTATTCCAAGAATTTTACAAAAGTACCCTTACTGATTAATTATCATCGTCTGGTTGGTGACCCGTCGGGTAGTGGAGCTGCGAACCCCAATTCGGAGAAGTTATTGAATAAAATGATCAATAAAGGCTACAGTCTGCGTCAAGATGCCTTTGGAATGACAGACTATTACCAAAGCTGGGAGAAGAATTTTGCTAAGGTGTGGAATTTTAAACGTCCCGTTATTATGGAGGGCGGTTGGATAACCACAGGTACCCACCGTTATTGGACTGATCCCAGCGGTAAATTTAGGCAAGACCATCCCGAAGATGTTCGGCAGGGCGAATTTGACAGTTCCTTGGAAGCTGCGGTAAACATGATGGATTTCCGGATCGGTGAAATTGAAAGCTGGTTCACCAAATCTTTTACCTTATGCCAGCGTTTTATTTCTGAAGGTGGCTATCGTTTATATCCTGATCGTGTTTACTTACCGGAGAAAGTCAATTCGGGGACAGAAATGACAATTAACCACCGCTGGCGGAATATGGGCTGGGGATATTTCCCTAATAATATTCCCCAGTGGAATTATAAATATAAAGTTGCTTTTGCACTCCTGGATGAAGAAAACAGGGTGAAAAAAGTTTTTGTAGATGATCAAGGAGAACCTTCGACCTGGCTTAAAAATAACCCGATGACCTACGAATTGAAAGCTATTGTTGATCTTCCAACGGGGAACTATACCTGGGCTGTCGCTATCGTAGATACCACAAATGATAATCAGCCTGGGATACGGCTTGCGGTGAACGGTGATATGACCAGCACTGGATGGTTAAAGCTATTGGAGGTACAGATATTGTAA
- a CDS encoding Crp/Fnr family transcriptional regulator → MIPSVILLEKGASSIHADVGEILFREDSMALFYYQVLNGRVRLSNFLSDGREVLHNVICANEGFGEVAILDNGLNTVTAIADSSCTLLKISSKRFFEIMHEYGHLHHVISQKIARELHFKLFMIKLIYNRSPEEILSNLIHKLNESKRLVCQECNRLMLTRQQLANMTGLRVETIIRTMKQMEKDDKLNIVRGKVFVPADGID, encoded by the coding sequence ATGATTCCAAGCGTAATACTTCTCGAAAAGGGAGCGAGCAGCATACATGCCGATGTTGGTGAAATACTTTTCCGCGAGGACAGCATGGCGTTATTTTATTATCAGGTATTAAATGGACGAGTTCGTCTTTCTAATTTCTTGTCCGACGGCCGAGAAGTCCTCCATAACGTGATCTGCGCCAACGAGGGATTTGGTGAAGTGGCCATATTAGACAACGGACTGAATACAGTAACAGCAATTGCAGACAGTTCATGTACTTTGTTGAAGATCAGTTCAAAAAGATTCTTCGAAATCATGCATGAATACGGTCATCTACATCATGTAATTTCACAAAAGATCGCCCGTGAGCTGCACTTTAAACTATTCATGATCAAATTAATTTACAATCGCTCACCTGAAGAAATCCTGTCCAATCTGATTCACAAATTAAATGAAAGCAAAAGACTCGTTTGTCAGGAATGCAACCGACTTATGCTTACGCGCCAACAATTGGCTAATATGACTGGACTACGAGTAGAAACAATCATCCGGACAATGAAGCAAATGGAAAAGGATGATAAATTAAACATTGTCCGCGGAAAAGTCTTTGTTCCCGCCGATGGCATAGATTGA
- the nosZ gene encoding Sec-dependent nitrous-oxide reductase — protein MTFTKYILTSLMASAMLSTFHACKPKGAGSAVSGDAAEKVYVAPGKYDEFYNFVSGGFSGQLSVYGLPSGRLLRVIPVFSLDPEKGWGFSEETKPMLETSHGNVPWDDLHHVQLSKTDGNYDGRWVFVNANNTPRIARIDLTTFRTAEVLELPNSGGNHSSPYITENTEYVVAGTRFSVPLDGESGDVPINTFKKNFRGTLSFVSVSKDNGNMELAFQIETPGVNYDLSRAGKGTSHGWFFFSTYNTEQANTLLEVNASKNDKDFILAVNWKKAEEYLKAGRGRKVTGLKYAHNTYDEKSHTAKTTFNTETVVLKAEELEGLCYYIPCPKSPHGVDVDPTGEYIVGSGKLAAVIPVFSFAKMQKAIQEKQFEGKFGGIPIIKYESALYGEVQKPGLGPLHTEFDGKGNAITSFFVSSELVKWNIKDLKVLDRTPTFYSTGHLMIPGGDTKNPDGKYVIAYNKITKDRFLPTGPELAQSAQLFDISGDKMQLLLDFPTIGEPHYAQAIKAEKVKDKSVKIFKIEENTSPYVAKGDKDARVERKGNQIHVYLTSIRSHFMPDNIEGVQLGDEVYFHVTNIEQDWDMPHGFAVKGAKNGELLIMPGETQTLKWIPDRVGVFPFYCTDFCSALHQEMQGYIRISKKENNVPLIYSLGTNQPQEKTN, from the coding sequence ATGACTTTTACAAAATACATATTGACGAGCTTAATGGCGAGCGCAATGTTGTCGACTTTCCATGCCTGTAAACCCAAAGGAGCGGGATCCGCCGTGAGTGGCGATGCCGCGGAGAAGGTGTATGTTGCCCCAGGGAAATACGATGAATTTTACAATTTTGTATCTGGGGGATTTAGTGGACAGCTCTCCGTTTACGGGCTTCCATCCGGCAGATTACTGCGTGTAATCCCCGTTTTTTCACTAGACCCTGAAAAGGGCTGGGGCTTTAGTGAAGAGACTAAACCGATGCTCGAAACGTCCCATGGCAATGTACCCTGGGATGATTTACACCATGTGCAGCTTTCCAAAACAGATGGAAACTACGACGGTCGTTGGGTATTTGTCAATGCTAACAATACCCCCCGTATTGCTCGGATCGATCTGACAACTTTTCGTACGGCAGAAGTCCTCGAGCTCCCGAATAGCGGTGGAAACCACTCCTCACCTTATATAACTGAAAACACCGAATATGTTGTCGCAGGAACCCGATTTTCGGTACCGCTTGACGGCGAGTCTGGCGATGTACCTATCAATACCTTCAAAAAGAATTTTCGCGGAACATTGAGTTTTGTCAGCGTAAGCAAGGATAATGGCAACATGGAATTAGCTTTTCAGATTGAGACACCCGGTGTAAACTATGACCTGAGCCGAGCCGGTAAAGGGACTTCTCATGGCTGGTTTTTCTTCTCCACCTACAATACTGAACAGGCAAATACATTGCTGGAAGTTAATGCCTCCAAAAATGATAAGGACTTTATATTAGCCGTCAACTGGAAAAAAGCCGAAGAATATTTGAAAGCCGGAAGGGGGAGAAAGGTAACTGGTTTGAAGTATGCCCATAACACTTACGACGAGAAGTCCCATACTGCGAAGACAACATTCAACACAGAAACTGTCGTATTGAAGGCGGAGGAACTGGAGGGGCTATGCTACTATATTCCTTGTCCTAAATCTCCGCATGGTGTCGATGTTGATCCTACCGGAGAATACATCGTAGGATCGGGTAAATTGGCTGCTGTCATACCTGTATTTTCATTTGCTAAAATGCAGAAAGCAATCCAGGAAAAACAATTTGAAGGTAAATTCGGTGGGATCCCAATTATAAAATACGAATCTGCACTGTATGGTGAAGTACAAAAGCCTGGTTTAGGCCCACTACATACGGAATTCGATGGTAAAGGAAATGCAATTACCTCATTCTTTGTGTCCTCCGAATTGGTCAAATGGAATATTAAAGATTTAAAGGTGCTAGACCGAACACCAACATTTTACTCAACAGGTCATTTGATGATACCGGGAGGAGATACCAAAAATCCAGACGGCAAATATGTTATTGCGTATAATAAAATCACGAAAGACCGCTTTCTTCCTACTGGACCTGAGTTGGCGCAGAGCGCCCAATTGTTTGATATCTCGGGAGACAAAATGCAGTTGTTGTTAGACTTTCCGACGATTGGGGAACCGCATTATGCGCAAGCCATTAAGGCTGAGAAGGTAAAAGATAAAAGTGTGAAAATCTTTAAAATTGAAGAAAACACCAGCCCATATGTCGCCAAAGGAGATAAAGATGCACGCGTCGAGCGTAAAGGTAATCAGATACATGTATACCTGACATCCATCCGTTCACACTTCATGCCGGATAATATTGAGGGCGTACAGCTTGGCGATGAAGTCTATTTCCATGTGACCAACATTGAACAGGACTGGGATATGCCACATGGTTTTGCTGTCAAAGGTGCAAAGAATGGTGAATTGCTCATTATGCCAGGAGAGACACAGACGTTGAAATGGATTCCGGATAGAGTAGGTGTGTTTCCTTTCTACTGTACTGATTTTTGTAGTGCGCTACATCAAGAGATGCAGGGTTATATCCGCATATCAAAAAAAGAAAACAACGTTCCGCTGATTTATAGTTTAGGAACTAACCAACCGCAAGAGAAAACCAATTAA
- a CDS encoding RagB/SusD family nutrient uptake outer membrane protein: MKIKNIITTSLGLIVLFTLGGCKKFLEEELKTELAPSNTYTSTYGFEVGSAGLYALTRSEYNTYGEGGAFIHNGACPYEALQVSTDIADAINSDGSLMAFANLTLTASERFVGTYWNWAYNLISSANLMLVYSEKNTNWDTPEDKARFQAEARFFRAYAYRTLIYLYGDVPYVETILYDFQLNFTRTPKAEVIGHMIDDLKFAVDNLPTNPDGVKEGKLTKWAASHLLSEIYLLQGNHSEAEKAALAVINSGYYNLMKSRYGVNSGKPGDVFSDLFLENNQNRKSGNKESIWVLQFQFNTIGGGTNSDDWTRRAWIPNYSTITGFVLADTLGGRGIAQLVPMKWWVGTTGTNATGNVAGIFEANDIRNSGHNIKRNWYYNNANETSLYGKKANITEQTWFTTKSLFPAITKFFYGRPENLSLSGSYKDRMKFRLAETYLLLAESYLGQNMPDKAAQAVNEVRKRAGASEITGAEMNMDFLLDERIRELVGEESRRFTLVRTNSLVERVKKYNNAIKDKITDNNILWPIPQVIRDANTGAPFPQNPGYN; the protein is encoded by the coding sequence ATGAAAATAAAAAATATTATCACAACAAGTTTAGGGCTTATCGTATTGTTCACTTTAGGAGGCTGTAAAAAGTTCCTGGAAGAAGAGCTAAAAACTGAACTGGCACCATCCAATACGTATACCAGTACCTACGGTTTCGAAGTGGGAAGTGCAGGTTTATACGCACTCACGCGTTCTGAATACAATACCTATGGTGAAGGTGGGGCCTTTATTCACAATGGCGCCTGTCCATACGAAGCCTTACAAGTATCAACAGATATCGCCGACGCAATTAATAGTGATGGTTCTTTGATGGCTTTTGCTAACCTCACGCTTACCGCGTCAGAGCGGTTTGTGGGTACTTACTGGAATTGGGCATATAACCTTATTTCATCTGCTAACTTAATGCTGGTTTATTCCGAGAAAAACACCAATTGGGATACACCGGAAGATAAAGCACGTTTCCAAGCCGAAGCTCGCTTCTTTCGGGCTTATGCTTATCGTACCTTGATTTACCTTTATGGTGATGTACCTTATGTAGAAACCATTCTATATGATTTTCAGCTTAATTTTACCCGTACACCCAAAGCTGAAGTCATCGGACATATGATAGACGACCTAAAATTTGCGGTGGATAATCTGCCTACGAATCCGGACGGTGTTAAAGAAGGTAAGCTGACCAAATGGGCCGCAAGCCATTTGCTAAGCGAAATTTATCTGTTGCAGGGCAATCATTCCGAAGCGGAAAAGGCAGCGTTGGCTGTTATCAATAGTGGTTATTATAACCTTATGAAAAGTAGATATGGGGTGAATAGCGGTAAACCGGGTGATGTATTCAGCGATTTATTTTTGGAAAATAATCAAAATAGAAAAAGTGGTAACAAAGAAAGTATCTGGGTATTGCAATTTCAATTCAATACAATCGGTGGTGGAACCAACTCAGATGACTGGACCCGTAGGGCTTGGATACCAAATTACTCGACCATTACAGGATTTGTTTTGGCAGATACCTTGGGCGGTCGTGGTATCGCACAACTGGTTCCGATGAAATGGTGGGTTGGCACCACGGGTACTAATGCGACAGGCAACGTGGCCGGTATTTTTGAAGCAAATGATATCCGCAATTCAGGCCATAATATAAAACGCAACTGGTATTATAACAACGCAAACGAGACCTCACTTTATGGCAAAAAGGCCAATATTACTGAGCAAACTTGGTTTACGACAAAAAGCTTATTTCCGGCAATTACAAAATTCTTTTATGGACGGCCAGAAAATCTAAGTCTATCGGGTAGTTATAAAGACCGTATGAAATTTCGTTTGGCTGAAACCTATCTGTTGCTTGCCGAATCCTATTTGGGGCAAAATATGCCTGATAAAGCTGCGCAAGCTGTTAATGAGGTCCGGAAAAGGGCGGGAGCATCTGAAATTACGGGCGCTGAGATGAATATGGATTTCCTACTCGATGAGCGTATTCGTGAATTAGTCGGGGAAGAAAGCAGACGCTTTACTTTGGTGCGTACCAATAGCCTAGTGGAGCGTGTTAAAAAATATAATAATGCGATAAAGGATAAAATAACGGATAACAATATCCTGTGGCCAATTCCGCAGGTGATTAGGGATGCTAATACAGGAGCGCCATTCCCTCAGAACCCGGGTTATAATTAA